The Thermosinus carboxydivorans Nor1 genomic sequence GATGCTGCAATAAATGCCCTTAAACCAGGGGTTACTGCTGCCGAGGTTGATGCTGTTGCTCGGGCGGTTATCGAAGAGGCAGGTTTTGGAAATTATTATTTGGATATTATTGGATATGGTGTTGGCTTAAGGCAGTCTGAATTTTATCCCATTATTGGGAAAGGTAGAGCTGACCTGCTTGAAGCGGGAATGGTAGTGGATGTATTGTTGCCAACAATATACAAAAAAGGCATTGGTGGCCCAAGAGTTACGGACTGCATTTTTATCGGTGCGAAAAACAATGAGATTTTAACACAATACCCAAGGGACTTAATTCAAACTTAATAACTCGTTGCAGGGAGGGATTTAGCATGATAATGGAAAAAGGCTACAGCTTAAGAGAAAGCTTGCAAATATTATGGGCGAATATTAGTGCAGCTGGTGTGGGAACGGGTCTGGTAGCTACTTTATTCAGCACTCTTGGGCCCGGTGTAATCGTGATGAATGCCGCCAAACAGGGCGGACTGACAGATGCCCAGGCGGTTTCGTGGTTGTTTGGTATTTATGTTTTCGGCGGTCTTTCAACGATGTTTATGTCTTTGCGGTATCGTATTCCAGTCGTTATTGCTTATAGTATACCTGGTGCAGTGCTTTTAGGCAAAGTATTGCCACAATTTACGCTTAATGAAGCTGTCGGAGCTTATATGCTCGTTGGCTTGGCAACATTTACTCTTACTGCCACAGGAGCCATTAAAAAGGTTGTTGACCATATACCGGTTCCGATAATGCTTGGCATGGTCGGTGGCGTGCTGTTAAGTTTCGGTGTTAGCATGTTTTCCGCGGCAATTAAAACCCCTTCGATTTATGGCGTCATGCTGGTAGTCTTTTTTATCACTATGACGTTCCGGCGTTTTTCGCAGAAAATACCGCCCATTATGATCGCCATGATTGCCGGCGCCATTTTGTTGACTTCTTTCGGCCTGGTTAAGCCGGTATCATTAAATTTGCAATTGGCTAAACCTGTCTTTGTTATTCCTGACATTAGCCTTAAAGCCATATTGAACATTAGTGTTCCCTTATTTTTCCTGGTTATTGGCGTGCAGAACATTCAAGCGGTTGGCGTGCTTATGGCAGAAGGCTATAAACCGCCGATCAATGCCATGTATTTGGTTCCCAGTATCGGTGCTTTTATCAATGGTTTGGTTGGTGCTCATCCGGCTGTTACTGCCGGGCCAAGTACAGCAATTTGTTCCAGCTCGGCCGCTGGGGAAAGAAAAGATATGCGGTTTATTGCGGCATTTTTTGAGGGGGTATTCTGGTTTTTATTTGCGCTTTCCGCAAAAGTGGCTATAGACGCGGTCAAACTTGTTCCGTCTGAATTTACCGCCGTATTGGCAGGACTTGCAATGTTTGACGTGTTTGGCAGCGCCTTTAAAGGCGCCTTCTCCGGTCAGTTCCGGTCGGGTGCGGTTGTAGCCTTTTTCGTCGCTATTACCAATTTGTCGATCTTGAATATTGGTGCTCCTTTCTGGGCTATTATTTTTGGGGTTTTAACTTCGCTATTATTAGAAAAAAATGATTTTAAATTCGCTAATGGTAATAATGGAAAGTAGTTTAGCAAACGTTAAAGATTA encodes the following:
- a CDS encoding benzoate/H(+) symporter BenE family transporter; this encodes MEKGYSLRESLQILWANISAAGVGTGLVATLFSTLGPGVIVMNAAKQGGLTDAQAVSWLFGIYVFGGLSTMFMSLRYRIPVVIAYSIPGAVLLGKVLPQFTLNEAVGAYMLVGLATFTLTATGAIKKVVDHIPVPIMLGMVGGVLLSFGVSMFSAAIKTPSIYGVMLVVFFITMTFRRFSQKIPPIMIAMIAGAILLTSFGLVKPVSLNLQLAKPVFVIPDISLKAILNISVPLFFLVIGVQNIQAVGVLMAEGYKPPINAMYLVPSIGAFINGLVGAHPAVTAGPSTAICSSSAAGERKDMRFIAAFFEGVFWFLFALSAKVAIDAVKLVPSEFTAVLAGLAMFDVFGSAFKGAFSGQFRSGAVVAFFVAITNLSILNIGAPFWAIIFGVLTSLLLEKNDFKFANGNNGK